The Nocardioides panzhihuensis genome has a segment encoding these proteins:
- a CDS encoding cation diffusion facilitator family transporter codes for MAAHVHAPTDLTAADRKRLGRRAQLLAAASVAYNGVEAVIAIAAGLVAGSVALVGFGLDSVVEVSSGLIILWQFRHRLPESRERQALRLMAVSFFALAAYVAFESARALVTGHDPETSTVGIGLATASLIIMPFLSWAQRRTGRSLGSNAVVADSTQTLLCTYLSAVLLVGLVLNATLGWSWADPVAGLVIAAVALKEGWDAWRGESCSCGPVAVTDDDATPAGCGCDESTCADACCAPDADGAAGADGPADVKLLDVGRSSAPTHPAAGRNRTSTK; via the coding sequence ATGGCCGCCCACGTCCACGCCCCCACCGACCTGACCGCGGCCGACCGCAAGCGGCTCGGACGGCGTGCCCAGCTGCTCGCGGCGGCATCGGTCGCCTACAACGGCGTCGAGGCGGTCATCGCCATCGCCGCCGGTCTCGTGGCGGGCTCCGTCGCGCTGGTCGGGTTCGGGCTCGACTCCGTCGTCGAGGTCTCCAGCGGGCTCATCATCCTGTGGCAGTTCCGTCACCGGCTCCCGGAATCGCGCGAGCGGCAGGCGCTGCGACTGATGGCGGTCTCCTTCTTCGCCCTGGCGGCGTACGTCGCCTTCGAGTCGGCGCGCGCCCTCGTCACCGGCCACGACCCGGAGACCTCGACGGTCGGCATCGGCTTGGCGACCGCCTCGCTGATCATCATGCCGTTCCTGTCCTGGGCTCAGCGGAGGACCGGCCGGTCGCTCGGCTCGAACGCCGTGGTCGCCGACTCGACGCAGACCCTGCTGTGCACCTACCTCTCGGCGGTCCTGCTCGTCGGGCTGGTCCTCAACGCCACGCTCGGCTGGTCGTGGGCGGATCCCGTCGCCGGTCTGGTGATCGCCGCCGTCGCGCTCAAGGAGGGCTGGGATGCCTGGCGGGGCGAGTCCTGCTCGTGCGGCCCGGTCGCCGTCACCGACGACGACGCCACCCCTGCTGGCTGCGGCTGCGACGAGTCCACCTGTGCCGATGCCTGCTGCGCTCCCGACGCGGACGGCGCAGCCGGCGCTGACGGTCCTGCCGACGTCAAGCTCCTGGACGTCGGCAGGTCATCGGCGCCGACTCACCCGGCCGCCGGGCGGAACCGCACGTCCACGAAGTAG
- a CDS encoding metalloregulator ArsR/SmtB family transcription factor, whose protein sequence is MTMTATEGTPDPTDEAAALSAAACLFHGFSDPSRLAILRHLALGEHRVVDLTAHLGLAQSTVSKHLACLRDCGLVTSRPVGRASMFALAHSEAVLDLLAAAERVLALTGDAVTLCPSHGIAAIHAETHEEA, encoded by the coding sequence ATGACGATGACAGCCACGGAGGGCACTCCCGATCCGACGGACGAGGCAGCCGCGCTGAGCGCCGCTGCCTGCCTGTTCCACGGGTTCTCCGATCCCTCCCGCCTGGCGATCCTGCGACACCTCGCCCTCGGCGAGCACCGCGTGGTCGACCTGACCGCTCACCTCGGCCTGGCGCAGAGCACGGTCTCGAAGCATCTCGCCTGCCTGAGGGACTGCGGACTGGTGACCTCACGCCCCGTCGGGCGGGCCTCCATGTTCGCGCTGGCCCACAGCGAGGCCGTCCTGGACCTGCTGGCCGCCGCGGAGCGGGTCCTGGCCCTCACCGGGGATGCGGTGACGCTGTGCCCCAGCCACGGCATCGCCGCCATCCACGCCGAGACCCACGAGGAGGCGTGA
- a CDS encoding Gfo/Idh/MocA family protein, with product MTAQTPLGVAVVGAGYWGPNLIRNFRNAPEWTLVAVVDLDLARAREVIGGSTEVLATTDLDEVLAREDVDAVAIATPARTHRGLVERALRAGKHVLVEKPLADDVESGRSMVEAARANDLVLMADHTYCYTPVVQKIRELVEDGSLGEILFIDSVRINLGLVQPDVDVFWDLAPHDLSILDFILPGGLRPTGVAAHGADPLRAGKACVGYLSLPLEGGAMAHVHVNWLSPTKIRQMVIGGSRRTLVWDDLNPQQRLSVFDRGVDLVQQSVDQIERADRAAATISYRLGDTWAPALPEYEALSRMVGEFAGAIREGRTPRTDGASALRVLSVLEAAQTSLRARGALVEVAAETPTLELIR from the coding sequence ATGACCGCACAGACGCCGCTGGGAGTGGCGGTGGTCGGGGCCGGCTACTGGGGGCCCAACCTGATCCGGAACTTTCGCAACGCACCGGAATGGACGCTGGTCGCAGTGGTCGACCTGGATCTCGCCCGGGCCCGAGAGGTGATCGGCGGCAGCACCGAGGTGCTGGCCACGACCGACCTCGACGAGGTCCTCGCGCGCGAGGACGTGGACGCGGTCGCGATCGCGACCCCGGCGCGGACGCACCGAGGGTTGGTGGAGCGGGCGCTGCGGGCCGGGAAGCACGTGCTCGTCGAGAAGCCGCTGGCCGACGACGTCGAGTCGGGGAGGAGCATGGTCGAGGCCGCGCGGGCCAACGATCTCGTGCTGATGGCCGACCACACCTACTGCTACACGCCGGTCGTGCAGAAGATCCGTGAGCTGGTCGAGGACGGGTCGCTCGGCGAGATCCTGTTCATCGACTCGGTGCGGATCAACCTCGGGCTGGTGCAGCCCGATGTCGATGTCTTCTGGGATCTGGCGCCGCACGACCTCTCGATCCTCGACTTCATCCTGCCCGGCGGGCTGCGCCCCACGGGGGTGGCCGCGCACGGCGCCGACCCGCTCAGGGCGGGCAAGGCCTGCGTCGGCTATCTGAGCCTGCCGCTGGAAGGCGGGGCGATGGCCCACGTCCACGTCAACTGGCTCAGCCCCACCAAGATCAGGCAGATGGTGATCGGCGGCAGCCGGCGCACGTTGGTCTGGGACGACCTCAACCCGCAGCAGCGGCTCAGCGTCTTCGACCGTGGCGTCGACCTGGTCCAGCAGAGCGTGGACCAGATCGAGCGAGCCGACCGCGCCGCGGCGACGATCTCCTACCGGCTGGGCGACACCTGGGCGCCGGCGCTGCCCGAGTACGAGGCCCTGTCCCGGATGGTCGGCGAGTTCGCCGGAGCGATCCGGGAAGGCCGTACGCCGCGCACCGACGGGGCCTCCGCGCTCCGTGTCCTCTCCGTCCTGGAGGCGGCGCAGACCAGCCTCCGAGCCCGCGGCGCCCTCGTCGAGGTGGCCGCCGAGACCCCGACCCTGGAGCTGATCCGATGA
- a CDS encoding NAD-dependent epimerase/dehydratase family protein, with translation MTSSPDNKLSGANVLVTGGAGTIASTIVDQLLDEGVAHIDVLDSLIRGRKANLDDALASGRVTLVEGDIRDRDLVGDLTAGKDLVFHQAAIRITLCAEEPRLANEVLVDGTFNVVEAAVDAGVSKLIYASSASVFGLAEEFPTPEGHHHNNNDTLYGAAKSYNEGLVRSFRAMHGLDYVGLRYFNVYGPRMDVHGAYTEVLVRWMERIADGEPPLIFGDGRQTMDFVCVPDIARANILAAASEVTEGVYNIASGTETSLLELAEALLRAMGSPLGVEHGPERAVNGVTRRLASISAARDDLGWSPTIGLEEGLRQLVEWWAPLRSEIAAGRALSGGGS, from the coding sequence ATGACGTCCTCCCCCGACAACAAGCTCAGCGGTGCGAACGTCCTGGTGACCGGAGGCGCGGGCACGATCGCCTCCACCATCGTGGACCAGCTCCTCGACGAGGGGGTCGCGCACATCGACGTGCTCGACAGCCTGATCCGAGGTCGCAAGGCCAACCTCGACGACGCCCTCGCCTCCGGCCGGGTCACCCTGGTCGAGGGCGACATCCGCGACCGCGACCTGGTCGGCGACCTGACCGCAGGCAAGGACCTGGTCTTCCACCAGGCCGCCATCCGCATCACCCTGTGCGCCGAGGAGCCGCGGCTGGCCAACGAGGTGCTGGTCGACGGCACCTTCAACGTCGTCGAGGCCGCCGTCGACGCGGGTGTCTCGAAGCTGATCTACGCCTCCTCGGCCTCCGTCTTCGGGCTCGCCGAGGAGTTCCCGACGCCCGAGGGACACCACCACAACAACAACGACACCCTCTACGGGGCCGCGAAGTCCTACAACGAGGGGCTGGTGCGATCCTTCCGGGCGATGCACGGGCTCGACTACGTCGGGCTGCGCTACTTCAACGTCTACGGCCCGCGGATGGACGTCCACGGCGCCTACACCGAGGTGCTGGTGCGGTGGATGGAGCGGATCGCCGACGGCGAGCCGCCGCTGATCTTCGGCGACGGGCGCCAGACGATGGACTTCGTCTGCGTCCCCGACATCGCCCGGGCCAACATCCTGGCAGCCGCCTCCGAGGTGACCGAGGGCGTCTACAACATCGCCTCCGGCACCGAGACCTCGCTCTTGGAGCTGGCCGAGGCGCTGCTGCGGGCGATGGGCTCCCCGCTGGGGGTCGAGCACGGCCCCGAGCGCGCGGTCAACGGCGTCACCCGCCGGCTCGCCTCCATCTCCGCCGCCCGCGACGACCTCGGCTGGTCGCCGACGATCGGGCTCGAGGAGGGGCTGCGACAGCTGGTCGAGTGGTGGGCGCCGCTGCGCTCCGAGATCGCGGCGGGACGGGCTTTGAGCGGGGGAGGGTCGTGA
- a CDS encoding DegT/DnrJ/EryC1/StrS family aminotransferase produces MSRISVMQPWLGEEEVEAVAEVLRSGWVAQGPRVAEFERRFAESQQAAHAVATSSCTTALHLALVVAGIRPGDDVVVPSFSFVATANAAVYVGARPVFADVSPITGNLTPETVRAALTPATSAVVLVDQGGVPADLDAIREVCDPLGIVVIEDAACAAGSTYRGRPVGAGAEIAAWSFHPRKILTTGEGGMLTTSRADWAARARRLREHAMSVSAADRHASLVSPPESYDEVGFNFRMTDMQAAVGIVQLSRLPEVVDRRRELAAVYAKAVAEIDGLRAVTDPAWGTGNFQSFWIEVCPGPGVSTSSTTGASAGFEVGRGTGVSTGSTTGASAGFEVGRGTGVSTGSTTGASAGFDVGRGTGVSTGSTTGASAGFEVGRGTGVSTGSTTGETAGFEVCRGTGVSTSSITGVSAGFEVCRGTGVSTRSSTVSAGGGPAYGMDREGLLGALAEAGISARRGIMAAHRQPAYVSSGVSLPVTEHLTDNTLILPLFHQMSDSEQARVVEVLRQGRR; encoded by the coding sequence GTGAGCCGTATCAGCGTGATGCAGCCCTGGCTGGGTGAGGAGGAGGTCGAGGCCGTCGCCGAGGTGCTCCGCTCCGGCTGGGTCGCCCAGGGGCCTCGCGTGGCCGAGTTCGAGCGCCGCTTCGCGGAGTCCCAGCAGGCTGCTCATGCCGTCGCCACCTCGAGCTGCACGACGGCGCTCCACCTGGCGCTGGTCGTGGCCGGGATACGTCCCGGCGACGACGTCGTCGTGCCGTCCTTCTCGTTCGTCGCGACCGCCAACGCGGCGGTCTACGTCGGCGCCCGGCCGGTCTTCGCAGACGTCTCGCCGATCACCGGAAACCTCACTCCCGAGACGGTCCGGGCCGCGCTCACGCCGGCCACGAGCGCGGTCGTCCTGGTGGACCAGGGCGGGGTGCCGGCCGATCTGGACGCGATCCGGGAGGTCTGCGACCCGCTCGGCATCGTGGTCATCGAGGACGCCGCCTGCGCCGCCGGGTCGACCTACCGCGGCCGCCCCGTGGGTGCCGGTGCCGAGATCGCCGCCTGGTCCTTCCACCCGCGCAAGATCCTCACCACCGGCGAGGGCGGGATGCTCACCACCTCCCGCGCGGACTGGGCCGCGCGCGCTCGGAGGCTGCGCGAGCACGCGATGAGCGTCTCGGCCGCCGACCGGCACGCCAGCCTGGTCTCGCCGCCGGAGTCCTACGACGAGGTCGGGTTCAACTTCCGGATGACCGATATGCAGGCCGCGGTCGGCATCGTGCAGCTGTCACGGCTGCCCGAGGTGGTCGATCGGCGTCGTGAGCTGGCCGCGGTCTACGCGAAGGCGGTCGCCGAGATCGACGGGCTGCGCGCGGTCACGGATCCGGCTTGGGGGACAGGAAACTTCCAGTCGTTCTGGATCGAGGTCTGTCCTGGACCGGGGGTCTCGACAAGCTCGACCACCGGGGCGTCTGCTGGGTTCGAGGTCGGTCGTGGGACGGGGGTCTCGACAGGCTCGACCACCGGGGCGTCTGCTGGGTTCGAGGTCGGTCGTGGGACGGGGGTCTCGACAGGCTCGACCACCGGGGCGTCTGCTGGGTTCGACGTCGGTCGTGGGACGGGGGTCTCGACAGGCTCGACCACCGGGGCGTCTGCTGGGTTCGAGGTCGGTCGTGGGACGGGGGTCTCGACAGGCTCGACCACCGGCGAGACTGCGGGGTTCGAGGTCTGTCGTGGGACCGGGGTCTCGACGAGCTCGATCACCGGGGTGTCTGCTGGGTTCGAGGTCTGTCGGGGGACGGGGGTCTCGACGCGATCGAGCACAGTGTCGGCGGGAGGTGGGCCTGCGTACGGGATGGACCGTGAGGGGTTGCTGGGTGCGCTGGCCGAGGCCGGGATCTCCGCGCGCCGCGGGATCATGGCGGCACACCGGCAGCCTGCGTACGTCTCTTCGGGCGTCAGCCTCCCGGTCACCGAGCACCTCACCGACAACACCCTCATCCTGCCGCTCTTCCACCAGATGTCGGACTCGGAGCAGGCGCGGGTCGTCGAGGTACTTCGACAGGGGCGCCGGTGA
- a CDS encoding acetyltransferase, which translates to MTTLVLVAAGGLAGEVAAAARSGELPYDEIVAVDDDPERRGQVIGTADGTGGVKVIGPVEVVTDCGDDLVICAGSGSTRRRVHRRLSGYGVAADRYATILHPTASVPPGCEIGAGTVLLAGVVLTAGVRVGHHVVAMPNAVLTHDDIVGDYATICAGVTLGGEVVIGEAAYLGMSSSVRQRTTVGADSVLGMGAVLLEDLPAGETWAGVPARRLNSRQELIW; encoded by the coding sequence GTGACGACGCTCGTGCTCGTCGCCGCCGGTGGGTTGGCGGGTGAGGTCGCCGCGGCGGCCAGGTCCGGCGAGCTCCCCTACGACGAGATCGTCGCCGTCGACGACGACCCGGAGCGCCGGGGTCAGGTGATCGGCACCGCCGACGGGACCGGTGGTGTCAAGGTGATCGGACCGGTCGAGGTCGTCACCGACTGCGGTGATGACCTGGTCATCTGCGCCGGATCCGGGTCCACCCGGCGACGTGTCCATCGCCGGCTCAGCGGCTACGGGGTGGCGGCCGATCGCTACGCGACCATCCTCCACCCCACCGCCTCGGTGCCGCCCGGCTGCGAGATCGGCGCCGGCACCGTGCTGCTCGCCGGGGTCGTGCTGACCGCCGGCGTACGCGTCGGGCACCACGTCGTCGCGATGCCCAACGCCGTCCTCACCCACGACGACATCGTCGGCGACTACGCGACCATCTGCGCCGGGGTGACCCTCGGCGGCGAGGTCGTGATCGGCGAGGCCGCCTATCTCGGGATGAGCTCGTCGGTGCGTCAGCGCACCACCGTCGGAGCCGACTCCGTCCTCGGCATGGGAGCGGTCCTGCTCGAGGACCTGCCCGCCGGGGAGACCTGGGCCGGAGTGCCCGCCCGCCGTCTGAACTCACGTCAGGAGCTGATCTGGTGA
- a CDS encoding aminotransferase class I/II-fold pyridoxal phosphate-dependent enzyme — protein sequence MKVPFVDLGSQQSEIADEVRLGLDHVFERTGFVGGPEVTAFEKAYASFVGAGHCVGVGNGTDALELAMRAVGVRPGGEVIVPANTFIATAEAASRIGALPVPVDVDESQLLIDPAAVERAITPRTQAIVPVHLFGQTAFVEQLLPLASAAGIPVIEDAAQSQGAQRNGRGSGSLTAAAATSFYPGKNLGAAGDAGAVTTSDPEIARTVRLLAAHGSETKYVHEVVGMNSRLDTVQAVVLSAKLARLEKWNELRREAADRYHVLLDGIRGVRLPESAPGNLDVWHLYVVRVADRDRVLEALLEAGIGTGIHYPFPVHLTAAYASLGFGEGSFPVAERAAGEILSLPMFPHLSPEQQEYVAEVLAAAVEHG from the coding sequence GTGAAGGTGCCGTTCGTCGACCTCGGGTCGCAGCAGTCAGAGATAGCAGACGAGGTACGCCTCGGCCTGGACCACGTCTTCGAGCGCACCGGCTTCGTGGGTGGGCCGGAGGTGACCGCCTTCGAGAAGGCCTATGCGAGCTTCGTCGGTGCTGGTCACTGCGTAGGCGTCGGCAACGGGACCGACGCGCTCGAGCTGGCCATGCGGGCGGTGGGGGTGCGGCCGGGTGGCGAGGTGATCGTGCCGGCCAACACCTTCATCGCGACCGCCGAGGCGGCCAGCCGGATCGGCGCGCTGCCGGTGCCCGTGGACGTCGACGAGTCGCAGTTGTTGATCGACCCGGCCGCCGTGGAGCGGGCGATCACGCCGCGTACGCAGGCGATCGTGCCGGTGCATCTGTTCGGGCAGACCGCGTTCGTCGAGCAGCTGCTCCCGCTCGCCTCCGCGGCGGGAATCCCGGTGATCGAGGACGCAGCGCAGTCCCAGGGCGCGCAGCGCAACGGCCGCGGGAGCGGCTCGCTCACCGCCGCGGCGGCGACCAGCTTCTACCCCGGCAAGAACCTCGGCGCGGCGGGCGACGCGGGCGCGGTGACCACCTCCGACCCGGAGATCGCCCGGACGGTCCGGCTGCTCGCGGCGCACGGCTCGGAGACGAAGTACGTCCACGAGGTCGTCGGCATGAACTCCCGCCTCGACACGGTCCAGGCGGTCGTGCTGTCCGCGAAGCTTGCTCGCCTGGAGAAGTGGAACGAGCTGCGCCGCGAGGCGGCCGACCGCTATCACGTCCTTCTCGACGGGATCCGTGGAGTTCGTCTGCCCGAGTCCGCGCCGGGCAACCTCGACGTCTGGCATCTCTACGTCGTCCGGGTCGCCGACCGCGACCGGGTGCTCGAGGCGCTGCTGGAGGCCGGGATCGGCACCGGGATCCACTATCCGTTCCCGGTGCATCTGACCGCGGCGTACGCCTCGTTGGGGTTCGGTGAGGGCTCCTTCCCGGTCGCGGAGCGGGCGGCGGGCGAGATCCTGTCGCTGCCGATGTTCCCGCACCTGAGCCCGGAGCAGCAGGAGTACGTCGCCGAGGTGCTCGCTGCGGCGGTGGAGCATGGGTGA
- a CDS encoding glycosyltransferase — protein sequence MGEVRTPVSIVCVYNDPAVLESCLAASVKAGHPSRQTEVIAVDNVSGAFASAGAALNHGARLARNEVVVFVHQDVYLQSLPALETAAATLLSQPAIGVLGAVGVSRRGEVIGAMRDRVVPLGRSASVPADVDSLDEVLFLVSRSQVLREPLSESPDLAWHAYAVEYCLRMRASGRRAAALDIPLTHNSMTTNLARLDVAHRSVGRTYAGLVPVRTTCGIVAGERGAATMSWPARRARGARTFWGESVHAHRVTRTLRGAGTPRGQVVLADIRLLVDDAARLAGSSSIRVVDPSRDGAVSEAGGMERNGLTFSAATLRWPGVVAAVAAATPGELLLVAGLRAEEIAPLAATTTGPYVVGLARDAGLWLLFGAEPGALAPLWSRPRNRAFFML from the coding sequence ATGGGTGAGGTGCGTACCCCGGTCTCGATCGTCTGCGTCTACAACGACCCGGCGGTGCTGGAGTCGTGCCTGGCGGCGTCGGTCAAGGCAGGCCACCCGTCACGGCAGACGGAGGTGATCGCCGTCGACAACGTCTCGGGTGCGTTCGCGAGCGCCGGCGCGGCGCTGAACCACGGCGCCCGGCTGGCTCGCAACGAGGTCGTCGTCTTCGTCCACCAAGACGTCTACCTGCAGTCGCTGCCCGCGCTCGAGACCGCCGCCGCGACGCTTCTCTCCCAACCGGCGATCGGCGTGCTGGGTGCGGTCGGTGTCAGCCGTCGCGGCGAGGTCATCGGTGCGATGCGCGACCGGGTCGTCCCGCTCGGCCGGTCCGCCTCGGTCCCGGCGGACGTCGACTCGCTCGACGAGGTGCTCTTCCTGGTCTCCCGATCGCAGGTGCTGCGCGAGCCGCTCTCGGAGTCGCCCGACCTCGCCTGGCACGCGTACGCAGTCGAGTACTGCCTCCGGATGCGCGCCTCCGGGCGTCGCGCCGCGGCCCTCGACATCCCGCTGACCCACAACAGCATGACCACCAACCTCGCCCGTCTCGACGTCGCCCACCGCAGCGTCGGCCGGACCTATGCCGGGCTGGTGCCCGTGCGCACGACGTGTGGCATCGTCGCCGGCGAGCGCGGCGCCGCGACCATGTCCTGGCCGGCCCGGCGGGCTCGTGGGGCCCGGACGTTCTGGGGCGAGTCCGTGCACGCCCATCGGGTGACCCGCACGCTGCGTGGAGCGGGGACGCCGCGGGGTCAGGTGGTGCTCGCCGACATCCGGCTGCTCGTCGACGATGCCGCCCGGCTCGCCGGCAGCTCCTCCATCCGCGTCGTCGATCCCTCCCGCGACGGCGCCGTCTCCGAGGCCGGCGGGATGGAGCGCAACGGCCTCACCTTCTCCGCGGCCACCCTCCGCTGGCCCGGCGTCGTCGCCGCCGTCGCCGCGGCCACCCCCGGCGAGCTCCTCCTCGTCGCCGGCTTGAGAGCCGAGGAGATCGCTCCGCTGGCCGCCACCACGACCGGCCCCTACGTCGTCGGACTCGCGCGTGACGCCGGCCTCTGGCTCCTCTTCGGCGCCGAGCCGGGCGCGCTGGCGCCGTTGTGGAGTCGGCCGCGGAATCGGGCGTTCTTCATGTTGTGA
- a CDS encoding lipopolysaccharide biosynthesis protein, protein MPSHPSGDARDGGHRRIRAEPRPHTALAWSIANTAVTKLGTMVVGILVARLLGPESYGTYAVAFLALMAVLSFNELGVSLAVVRWKEDPREIAPTVTTISVGTSLLIAAAMVVGAGPYARAMGEPDAAVLVALFAVPVVLSGITATPAALLQRNLMQGKRMLIDQTATLVTVPVMLGLALAGAGPYALVIGHLLGVSVTTVMFLRMSPLPWRMGLSRTHAVALLGFGAPLAVTSILVFAVGFADQIVIGGLLGATALGLYVVAFNLSSWPVTMLSRPLRQVTPVIFARLQRDPDAMRHAFSRLSALVLTVTLPGCVALAALAPEVIRLVYGEVWQAAAAPLAWLGALAVLRISFELAYDFLVIAGSTRSLMTIQVVWLIALVPALLAGAAWSGVGGVGMAAFGVGLVVILPLHLFYLARAGVGIGGLASGAALPALGALAVGGAAVGLRAVQPSVWVTCAVTGLVLAAVWAVLLRRRREDVSWFRSGAGSPTPTEPPTTRSEDIHV, encoded by the coding sequence TTGCCATCACACCCGTCTGGTGACGCTCGCGACGGCGGCCATCGGCGGATCCGGGCTGAGCCCCGCCCACACACCGCCCTGGCCTGGAGCATCGCGAACACCGCGGTGACCAAGCTCGGCACGATGGTCGTCGGCATCCTCGTCGCGCGGCTGCTCGGCCCGGAGAGCTACGGGACGTACGCCGTCGCCTTCCTCGCCCTGATGGCGGTACTGAGCTTCAACGAGCTCGGCGTGAGCCTCGCGGTGGTGCGCTGGAAGGAGGACCCGCGGGAGATCGCGCCGACGGTGACCACGATCTCGGTCGGCACGAGCCTGCTCATCGCCGCGGCGATGGTCGTCGGGGCCGGGCCCTACGCGCGCGCGATGGGCGAGCCGGACGCGGCCGTGCTGGTGGCGCTCTTCGCCGTCCCGGTCGTGCTCAGCGGGATCACCGCGACGCCGGCGGCGCTGCTGCAGCGCAACCTGATGCAGGGCAAGCGGATGCTCATCGACCAGACGGCCACGCTCGTCACGGTCCCGGTCATGCTCGGGCTAGCCCTGGCCGGTGCCGGCCCGTACGCCCTGGTCATCGGCCACCTTCTCGGCGTCTCCGTGACCACGGTGATGTTCCTGCGGATGTCGCCGCTGCCCTGGCGGATGGGGCTCTCCCGGACCCATGCGGTCGCGCTGCTCGGCTTCGGCGCGCCGCTGGCGGTGACCAGCATCCTGGTCTTCGCGGTGGGTTTCGCCGATCAGATCGTCATCGGCGGGCTGCTCGGCGCGACCGCGCTGGGCCTCTACGTCGTCGCCTTCAACCTCTCCAGCTGGCCGGTGACGATGCTGTCGCGGCCGTTGCGGCAGGTCACGCCGGTGATCTTCGCTCGGCTGCAGCGCGACCCGGACGCGATGCGGCATGCCTTCTCCCGGCTCTCGGCGTTGGTGCTGACTGTGACGCTCCCGGGCTGCGTGGCGCTGGCCGCGCTCGCTCCGGAGGTGATCCGGCTGGTCTACGGCGAGGTCTGGCAGGCGGCCGCGGCGCCCCTGGCCTGGCTCGGCGCGCTGGCGGTGCTGCGGATCTCCTTCGAGCTCGCCTACGACTTCCTCGTCATCGCCGGCTCGACGCGCAGCCTGATGACGATCCAGGTCGTCTGGCTGATCGCCCTGGTGCCGGCGCTGCTGGCGGGCGCGGCGTGGTCCGGCGTGGGCGGGGTCGGGATGGCCGCCTTCGGGGTCGGGCTCGTCGTCATCCTGCCGCTGCACCTCTTCTACCTCGCCCGGGCCGGCGTGGGGATCGGTGGCCTCGCGAGCGGTGCCGCCCTGCCTGCGCTCGGCGCGCTCGCCGTCGGGGGCGCGGCGGTCGGGCTGCGTGCGGTGCAGCCGTCGGTCTGGGTGACCTGCGCGGTCACCGGCCTGGTGCTCGCCGCCGTCTGGGCCGTGCTGCTGCGACGCCGGCGCGAGGACGTCAGCTGGTTCCGCTCCGGCGCCGGCTCCCCCACCCCCACCGAGCCCCCCACGACCCGGAGCGAGGACATCCATGTCTGA
- a CDS encoding O-antigen ligase family protein: MAVRRGVDAVTWLSLYTFAVFVIPSWLVFRPLGSAGSVSMLMGLGSFAIWVLLSIGRPLPVDRPPQPMRLVLALFLFSVGVTYVIAMSRPISRDEISPADVAILAMVSWVGTLLLAGDAIPSMARVHVLVWRLVVGGTFLALLGLAQFFAKQIFVDRISVPVLTPVTTVELAMRNGLVRPAGTALSPIEYGTLMGMLVPIALHVGFQHRNLNPLVRWAPVALICMIIAASSSRSAYLGAAIAVAVCMIGWSRKQRVMVLGLAVGGLGLVFLVAPRIINSVTGMFVGAEEDPSVTSRTDSYGVAWFFVDRNPFFGRGLGTFLPKYRIFDNQYLQMMVSIGIIGVLLFAAFIIATFIQLARVYRACEDPKTRDLVVALIGAAAAGFAGLAFFDAFAFPMTMGTIFLVLGLASAVTRLSAPSPSGKAPPDRTKAREELAQTVRPG; this comes from the coding sequence ATGGCCGTACGCCGTGGTGTCGATGCGGTGACGTGGCTGAGCCTCTACACGTTCGCCGTCTTCGTGATCCCGTCCTGGCTGGTCTTCCGGCCGCTGGGCAGCGCCGGCTCGGTCTCGATGCTGATGGGGCTGGGCAGCTTCGCGATCTGGGTGCTGCTGAGCATCGGCCGGCCGCTGCCGGTGGACCGGCCCCCGCAGCCGATGCGGCTGGTGCTGGCGCTGTTCCTGTTCAGCGTCGGCGTCACCTACGTCATCGCGATGTCGCGTCCGATCAGCCGCGACGAGATCAGCCCGGCAGATGTCGCGATCCTCGCGATGGTCTCCTGGGTGGGCACGCTGCTGCTCGCCGGCGACGCCATCCCGAGCATGGCCAGGGTCCATGTGCTGGTGTGGCGGCTGGTCGTGGGCGGCACCTTCCTCGCCCTCCTCGGCCTGGCGCAGTTCTTCGCCAAGCAGATCTTCGTCGACCGGATCTCGGTCCCCGTCCTGACCCCGGTGACGACGGTCGAGCTGGCGATGCGCAACGGCCTCGTACGTCCCGCCGGCACCGCCCTGAGCCCGATCGAGTACGGCACCCTGATGGGGATGCTGGTTCCGATCGCGCTCCACGTCGGCTTCCAGCACCGCAACCTCAACCCGCTCGTCCGCTGGGCCCCGGTCGCGCTGATCTGCATGATCATCGCCGCCTCCTCGAGCCGCTCGGCCTACCTCGGCGCCGCCATCGCGGTCGCGGTCTGCATGATCGGCTGGTCGCGCAAGCAGCGGGTGATGGTGCTGGGGCTCGCGGTCGGCGGGCTGGGCCTGGTCTTCCTGGTCGCGCCCCGGATCATCAACTCGGTGACCGGCATGTTCGTCGGTGCCGAGGAGGACCCGAGCGTCACCTCGCGCACCGACAGCTACGGGGTGGCCTGGTTCTTCGTCGACCGCAACCCGTTCTTCGGGCGCGGGCTGGGGACGTTCCTGCCGAAGTACCGCATCTTCGACAACCAGTACCTCCAGATGATGGTGAGCATCGGGATCATCGGAGTGCTCCTCTTCGCGGCGTTCATCATCGCGACGTTCATCCAGCTCGCCCGGGTCTATCGCGCCTGCGAGGACCCGAAGACCCGTGACCTCGTCGTCGCGCTCATCGGTGCCGCCGCCGCCGGCTTCGCCGGGCTGGCCTTCTTCGACGCGTTCGCGTTCCCGATGACGATGGGCACGATCTTCCTTGTGCTCGGGCTGGCCAGCGCGGTCACCCGGCTGAGCGCACCGTCACCATCTGGGAAGGCGCCACCGGATCGCACGAAGGCCAGGGAAGAGCTGGCGCAGACCGTACGACCCGGGTGA